CGATGACATTGTGTCCCATATTGGGCACAAGATAGGCATGCGGCAGCTTACGCGTAGTCTCCGCGTCGTAGCAGAAATAGAAGACGTTGTGGCCTTCGAAGGCTTCCACGAGTTGCAGCATCTCGGTCAAGTGGCCCCCGTGTGAGCACACGAGACAGATGTTTAGCCGCGCGTCAGGCACACCGTGCCTCCGGGGGAATGGGGGCGAGCAGTCCCTTAAGGATACCCCACGAGTACGGCCAGATAATGATCCAACGCGCAATCCAACGCGTAAAGGCCATGGGAATGCTGCGAAAACGGGCAAGAAGGAAGAGGTACGTGAGGAGCAGGGGAGTGGCCGCGACGACGACGCCAATTCGCCAATCGATTGCGAGTAGCAACAAGCCCAGGGGGAGTCCCATCGCGAGGAGCGGGATGGCGAGCGTATACCACCACAGTCCGTCACGCCAACCGGCGGCGCGCATCATCACGACGATGTCCTTCCCCATCATGATGGCTTTACGCATCAGACCGCGAAAACGAGTCTCGTAATTGTGATGCGCGGCTACCCCTTCCTCGAACCATAGCCGGTATCCGGCTCGCTTTAAGGCTCCCGCAATGTACATGTCTTCCGCTGCGCTGTGGCGGGGGAGTTTCAGCCAGCCGCCGACCTGACGAAGGGCGTCAGTGCGAAAGTAGCTATTGCCTCCGATGATTCCTTGCGTTTCGCCTGTAGACTCCGTCTCAACGATGAACCACATATGGTGCAACCAGGCCGCGAAATTGCGCGTGCCAACGGGGGGATGTCTACCGGTACCCGCGGCAACGTCTCTATGCTCGTCAAGGACACGCTTCGCCAATTCCACCCACTCC
This genomic stretch from Candidatus Hydrogenedentota bacterium harbors:
- a CDS encoding glycosyltransferase family 2 protein, which produces MPTLTLAICARNAQNIIGPCLDSIRSQTVAPDVILVAVDELSDPTADVARAHGAQVIASNATGLYEARNAVLDACTTEYLAFTDADCVLAPEWVELAKRVLDEHRDVAAGTGRHPPVGTRNFAAWLHHMWFIVETESTGETQGIIGGNSYFRTDALRQVGGWLKLPRHSAAEDMYIAGALKRAGYRLWFEEGVAAHHNYETRFRGLMRKAIMMGKDIVVMMRAAGWRDGLWWYTLAIPLLAMGLPLGLLLLAIDWRIGVVVAATPLLLTYLFLLARFRSIPMAFTRWIARWIIIWPYSWGILKGLLAPIPPEARCA